Genomic DNA from Amycolatopsis alba DSM 44262:
GTCGAGGAGGCCGGATTTCAGCAGCAGGCCCGCTCCGCCGACCTCGAGGATCCTGGCGGCGATGGCGCTGTTCGCGTCGCCGGTCAGCACGAGCACCCTGCTCGACGGCGAAACCGCGTGGAATCCGGCGATCGCCTCGATCCCGTCGCCGTCGGGCAGGCGCCGGTCGAGCAGGACGATGTCGGGCAGCTGGTTCCCGGCCGCGATCATCCCGTGCGCGAGGGATTCCACCGACGCCACCAGGTCGATCTCCGGGAACTCTTCGAACGCGGCGGCGAGCGCCTCGGCCACCATCTTGTGGTCTTCGACGAGCAGCACCCGGATCGGGGCCGCGGCCGGGGGCATGGGCTGCGGGGAGGTCGGGTTCGGCATGCACCTTCTCCGTCGATCGTGGTTCAGCCGGACCATTGTCCGGCAGAATCGCGGAAATCCATCCTGCCCGCGGCCGCATTCACCCGCGTGCGGCCCGCCCGATCAGCGCGACCGGGCACCGGGCGCGGCTCAGCAGCCCCTGCGCCGTGCTCCCGAGCCCGCCACCGGATGATCCGATCACGATCAGTCCCGCGTTCGGGACCACCCGGATGAGCGCACGGGCCACGTTGCGGTCACGGACGACAGCGAGCCGGAGGACGACGCCGGGATACTTGTCACGCCAGGCCGCCACCCGGTCCTCCAGTGCGCGTTCCTCCGACTCTTCGACACTCGCCAGCTCGGCACCGGCCTCCAGCACGCTGTCGTGCCAGGCATGGACGACGACCAGGTCGGTGTTCCGCGCGGAAGCACGGTCGAGCGCGAAAACCAGGGCTCGTTCGCTGTCTCCGGAGGGATCGACGCCGACGACCACCTCGCCCCGGCGTGGAGCGGTCAGGCCGCGGACGACGACCACCGGACATCTCGCGTGCCCGGCCACCTCCATGGCGACCGTGCCGATCGGCGCTCCGCGCAGGGCACCGAACCCGTGTGTTCCCAGCACCAGCAGCGACGCCGCCCCGGACGCCGCGACCAGTTCGTCGGCGATCCCGCCGGGTTTCACTTCGTGTTCGGTGGCCACCGAAGGTTCGGCTTCCCTCGCGACACTCGCGGCGGCGAGGTTGTCCTGCGCGGCTTCGCTCTCCCTACGGCGACCGTCGATATGGAGGAGCTTCAGCGTGCTGTCCCGTCTCGCCGCCTCTCCCGCGGCCCAGCGCACCGCCGCACGGGACGACTGCGAGGCGTCCACTCCGACGACCACGGCGGCACGCCGCTGGCTCCCGGTCATCACCGGCCTCCCGTCCCGCCGCCGGAACCGGCGGACGTCCGCCGACAGCCTGCCCGTCGGCGCGGCGACGGCACAGGGCATGAAGTCCTTTTTCCCGGAACGAGAAACGGGGCATTCTCCCACCGCGTCCGGCGGGCCGGTCGTTTCGACGCCGACCTGTGACCCGCGGTACCCGTACGGCGACCGAGTGGGGTCTTTGTGCCCTCGATGGCACAACCTTCGGCGGTGACCGGAACGGTTCGCGATACCGCATCGTCGAAGGAGACGAACCACTGAACCCGTCGTATGGGATGGTGACCGGGACGTGACCACGAGAATCTGCGAGACCCGCCGCCGTCCCGGCGCGTACGTCGGCTCCGTCCGGACACTGCTCTCGGCCGAGCTCGAGAAGCTGCCGAGAGTCGCGGCGAAACCAGAGACGCACGCTCCGCTGATCGACGACGTCTTGACCGCCGTCCGGAATCTCGAGGACGCGGCCCCCGCCGAGCGGGCCCGGCGCCGGTACCACTTCCCGCGTTGGCGTCCGCAGGACCGGCGTGTCCAGCGACTTCGCGGCTGGCTCAGCGGCGCGCCCGGCTGAGGAGCGTCCTCACACCGGGCGCCACCGGCCGATGTCGGACTCCATCGGCACGATCCGGGTCAGCGACGAGCGGATCTTCAGTTCCATCGCCCGGTCCCGGCCACGGGTCCCGCGCGGGGCGAAGGGGTAGAAGGCACCGCGTTCCCGCCGGTAGACCATGGTCAGCCTCGGGTGACGCATGTCCCGTAACTCGGCGAAGTCGACCGCCGTGTACAGCAACCAGGTCGCGAACCCGGCCTGAGCCAGCCTCTCGTTGACGTCGACGAGGTCGTCGAGGAGCCAGCCCAGATCGCCGTTCTCCCGCCAGCAGCGCACGATCGTCCGCCCATGCGCGTCATGGGTGACCACGTTGCGGCGGACGGAATCCCCGGCGAGACCGGCGATGAACTCCGCCTCCGTCCCCGCGCCCGGACGGCCTTCGGCGACGAAGCAGACCGTCCCCGAACCTGTCGGCGCCAGCCCGTACCCGGACCGCAGCGTCAATGCCGCCGACCTCAACTTCAGCAACGGAAGCAGGCTCGGCCGCACCGAACGACTCTTCCCAAGTAGGCTTCCCAACAGCGCCATGACCCTCACGCATCCTTTCTCTGCGTGAAGCCTTTCCGATCGGGTCCTCGTGCCCTAGGGCCGCACGGTCGCGCGTTCGCCGGGACAAGTCCCCGGTTCCGGTGACCAACGACCCTACCGGCAATTGCCGGTGCTTTTTCGGCAGTTGTCACCGATTCCGCGGCCGAAGAAGTTTTTCGTTGTCCAGCGTACCCTTCACGAACTCGTGCGCGACCTCCGAAAGCTTCCTGTTCGAACTGCGCGCGAAGGCGCGCAAACGCTGGAAAGCGTCGCTGACATCGACATGAGCACGCTCGGCGAGCATGCCCTTCGCCTGCTCGATGATCACCCGGCTGTCGAGCGCGGTCTGCAGCTGCTCCGAAAGCGTCCGGAAGTGGCGCAAGTCCCGCTGCTGCAGGAGACACTGGGTCGCGACGTCGGCGAGCGCCTGCCCGAGCCGATGATCTTCAGCGCTCAGAACCGCGTTTTCGACACTCAGGAATGCGATCGAGCCGACGGTTTGATCCATCGCGCGCAACGGAAGCGCGGAAACCGTGGAATAGCCCTGTCCGACCATTCTCGCCACGTAGTCGGGCCAGCGTCGGACCTCGGCGGAAAGGTCGTGAACGGCGATGTCACTCCCGGTTTCGAACGACTCGAGCACGGGCCCTTCCTCGACCGCCGCCGGATGACGTTCGAGTTTCAAGCCCGGCAGGAAGACTTCCGTGGAATCGATCGGCAGCAGCCGCGCGCATTCGCTGGACAAAGTGTCCACGACCCGATCCGGACCGAGGTCTTCCATGACACTCGCGGTCAGGCTCGCGAACGCCGCACAGACCGCGGATTCCCTGTCAACCTCTGAGGTGATCCCCTCGCACCAGCAATTCACCAGAGCGATTTTGGCCCCCTACCGCGACACCCGGCAACGCCCAGATGGTGGATCCTCCACGCAAAGCCGTCCCGGCGTCGGGTCAGTGGCGTCGCAGCGAAATCGGCGGGACCGTGTTCGCCCGCAGCGCGGCTTCGTCCACAGTGGACTCACCGATTCCCGCCTTGCCGATCCTCTCCGCGACGAGGGCGCCGGGATCGGCGAGCACGTCGGGCCTGCCGCTCAGGAAAGCCCATTCGTGCTCGTCCGAACCGTAGTAGAGAACGGTGCCGAACGACTCGGTGAACCGGCGCCAAGACGCGGCCAGCGTCTGGTTGCGCCACAGCGTCGGGCAGCCGCCCTGGCAGCCGACCACTCCCCCTTCGGCGAGCAGCGCCGTGCACCTGGCCAGGAAATCGGCGCCGTACAACCGGTTGTGCTGTGCCGACGGATCGTCGTTCTCGTCCGGCAGGTCGATCACGACGACGTCGTAGGAGTCCCCGCGTTCCCGCGCCTCGGCGAGGAACTCCCAGCCGTCGCGGTAGTGGACGCGGATCTTCCCCTCGCCGCGCTCGGCACGCGCCAGATCGCCGAGCGTGTAGCCGTAGGGAAGGTGCTCCGCGCAGGCACGCACCGCCTCGGCGTCGATGTCGACGTGGTCGACCACCTCGGCTCCCGCGGCGACCGCGAGCTCGGAGGCGACGCCCTCGCTGGAGCCGATGATCAGCACCCGCTCGACGCGTTCGGCGAGCAGCAGCGACGGGATCATCAGTGCCTCGTGGTAGACGAGCTGGCTCAGCTCGGTGCTCTGCCGTTCGTCGTCGCAGAACAGGGAGATCCCCTGCGCGGTCCGTCCGATGAGGACGTTCTGGAACGCGGTGCGCCCCTCGAACAGAACCTCCTCGACGGTCCAGTTCCGGGTGAGCCCCGCGCCCATCGGCTCGACGATCACTCGTTGCGCCATCAGTTCTCTCCTCGTTCCACGGTGGACATCCGGACGGTGCCGGCGCCCAGCATCTTCGCCAGCAGTGCGACCGCCCGTTCCGGGTCCGCCCGGTCCCCGCAGGTGAACACGTCCACGAACACCGAGCCGATCTCCGGATAGGTGTGCACGGACGCGTGTGATTCGGCCAGCAGCGCGAGCACGGTGACCCCTTGCGGGGCGAAGGAATGCGACACGACTTCGCAGACCGTCGCCCCCGCCTCGGTCACCGCGTCGGCGAGGGTCTTCTTCAGGAGTTCGGCGTCGTCGAGCAGCGACGGCTCGATCCCCTCGAACTCCGCGAGTACGTGGCGGCCGGCGAACCGGCCGACGAGTGGTTCTTCACCCGGCATCGGCGAACCTCCCCACACAATAGGTGCGCAACGGCTCGATTCCGTTGAAAGCGATGGACGAGTAGCTGGCCGTGTACGCCCCGGTACCCGGTATGTCCAGCCGGTCGCCCGCCTTCAACGACATCGGCAGCGCGCACGGCGTCCGCTGGTAGAGCACGTCGTCACCATCGCAGGTCGGCCCCGCGAGGACCACCGGTC
This window encodes:
- a CDS encoding universal stress protein — translated: MPCAVAAPTGRLSADVRRFRRRDGRPVMTGSQRRAAVVVGVDASQSSRAAVRWAAGEAARRDSTLKLLHIDGRRRESEAAQDNLAAASVAREAEPSVATEHEVKPGGIADELVAASGAASLLVLGTHGFGALRGAPIGTVAMEVAGHARCPVVVVRGLTAPRRGEVVVGVDPSGDSERALVFALDRASARNTDLVVVHAWHDSVLEAGAELASVEESEERALEDRVAAWRDKYPGVVLRLAVVRDRNVARALIRVVPNAGLIVIGSSGGGLGSTAQGLLSRARCPVALIGRAARG
- the pspAB gene encoding PspA-associated protein PspAB; translated protein: MALLGSLLGKSRSVRPSLLPLLKLRSAALTLRSGYGLAPTGSGTVCFVAEGRPGAGTEAEFIAGLAGDSVRRNVVTHDAHGRTIVRCWRENGDLGWLLDDLVDVNERLAQAGFATWLLYTAVDFAELRDMRHPRLTMVYRRERGAFYPFAPRGTRGRDRAMELKIRSSLTRIVPMESDIGRWRPV
- a CDS encoding spermidine synthase; translation: MAQRVIVEPMGAGLTRNWTVEEVLFEGRTAFQNVLIGRTAQGISLFCDDERQSTELSQLVYHEALMIPSLLLAERVERVLIIGSSEGVASELAVAAGAEVVDHVDIDAEAVRACAEHLPYGYTLGDLARAERGEGKIRVHYRDGWEFLAEARERGDSYDVVVIDLPDENDDPSAQHNRLYGADFLARCTALLAEGGVVGCQGGCPTLWRNQTLAASWRRFTESFGTVLYYGSDEHEWAFLSGRPDVLADPGALVAERIGKAGIGESTVDEAALRANTVPPISLRRH
- the speD gene encoding adenosylmethionine decarboxylase encodes the protein MPGEEPLVGRFAGRHVLAEFEGIEPSLLDDAELLKKTLADAVTEAGATVCEVVSHSFAPQGVTVLALLAESHASVHTYPEIGSVFVDVFTCGDRADPERAVALLAKMLGAGTVRMSTVERGEN
- a CDS encoding response regulator; its protein translation is MPNPTSPQPMPPAAAPIRVLLVEDHKMVAEALAAAFEEFPEIDLVASVESLAHGMIAAGNQLPDIVLLDRRLPDGDGIEAIAGFHAVSPSSRVLVLTGDANSAIAARILEVGGAGLLLKSGLLDELITAIRTVAAGDVVIDPELLSGALAMLAGSGDRLGPVLTLRERQVLGLIAEGAGTDRIAEELRLARNTVRNHVQRILVKTGTHSKLEAVVHARKNGLLERP
- a CDS encoding GAF and ANTAR domain-containing protein, whose amino-acid sequence is MEDLGPDRVVDTLSSECARLLPIDSTEVFLPGLKLERHPAAVEEGPVLESFETGSDIAVHDLSAEVRRWPDYVARMVGQGYSTVSALPLRAMDQTVGSIAFLSVENAVLSAEDHRLGQALADVATQCLLQQRDLRHFRTLSEQLQTALDSRVIIEQAKGMLAERAHVDVSDAFQRLRAFARSSNRKLSEVAHEFVKGTLDNEKLLRPRNR